A stretch of Streptococcus chenjunshii DNA encodes these proteins:
- a CDS encoding THUMP domain-containing class I SAM-dependent RNA methyltransferase, with protein MKASFDLIATAAAGLEAVVGREIRNLNIDCQVENGKVRFQGDQAAIVRSNLWLRAADRVKIVVGEFSAVTFEELFQGVFTLDWENYLPFGSQFPITKARCVRSQLHNEPSVQAVTKKAVVKKLQQHYHRPEGVPLPENGAEFRIEVVILKNKVSILIDTTGDSLFKRGYRVDKGGASLKENMAAAIIELSNWYPDKPFIDPTCGSATFCIEAAMIGLKIAPGLKRSFAFEEWPWFDRELTAALRHEAEAQIDRTVELDISGFDIDQRMIEIARKNVAAAGLEDVIKLKQMRLQDLKTDKINGVIISNPPYGERLLDDKAVNILYNEMGQTFAPLKTWSKFILTSDEQFEEKYGGQADKKRKLYNGTLKVDLYQFFGERVKRARI; from the coding sequence ATGAAAGCAAGCTTTGATTTAATTGCTACGGCAGCTGCCGGGCTTGAGGCTGTTGTCGGCCGTGAAATCAGAAATTTAAACATAGACTGTCAGGTTGAAAACGGCAAAGTGCGTTTTCAGGGAGATCAAGCAGCAATTGTCAGAAGCAATCTATGGCTGAGGGCTGCGGACCGTGTAAAAATCGTGGTTGGTGAATTTTCGGCAGTCACCTTTGAGGAACTGTTCCAGGGGGTGTTTACTCTTGACTGGGAGAATTATCTGCCATTTGGGTCACAGTTTCCTATAACTAAAGCAAGATGTGTGAGATCACAGCTTCATAATGAACCAAGTGTGCAGGCTGTCACAAAAAAGGCGGTTGTCAAGAAGCTGCAGCAGCATTATCATCGTCCGGAAGGTGTCCCTCTGCCGGAAAATGGCGCTGAGTTTCGAATCGAAGTGGTTATTTTAAAAAATAAGGTCAGTATACTGATTGACACAACAGGAGACAGTCTTTTCAAGCGCGGTTACCGTGTTGACAAGGGTGGTGCATCACTTAAGGAAAACATGGCAGCTGCTATAATTGAATTAAGTAATTGGTATCCTGATAAACCTTTTATTGATCCTACCTGCGGTTCAGCAACTTTCTGCATTGAAGCGGCTATGATTGGCCTGAAAATAGCTCCAGGTCTTAAGCGCAGCTTTGCTTTTGAAGAATGGCCTTGGTTTGACCGGGAATTAACAGCAGCGCTTCGGCATGAGGCTGAGGCGCAGATAGACAGGACGGTTGAACTCGATATTTCTGGTTTTGATATTGATCAGCGAATGATTGAGATTGCCCGAAAAAATGTCGCGGCTGCTGGGCTCGAAGATGTCATCAAACTGAAACAAATGCGTCTTCAAGACCTGAAAACTGATAAAATCAACGGTGTTATCATCTCAAATCCCCCTTATGGCGAGCGACTGCTGGATGACAAAGCTGTTAATATTTTGTATAATGAGATGGGTCAAACCTTTGCTCCGCTGAAGACATGGAGCAAATTTATTCTGACAAGCGATGAGCAGTTCGAAGAAAAATATGGTGGTCAGGCTGATAAGAAACGTAAACTTTACAATGG
- the gpsB gene encoding cell division regulator GpsB yields the protein MASIIFSPKDIFEQEFRTSMRGYDRKEVDEFLDDVIKDYETYIAQIQELREENEKLKQAAARAKTANPAPAQAAAKVSAPVPEQTRVAQSATNFDILKRISRLEKEVFGKQIVE from the coding sequence ATGGCAAGTATTATTTTTAGTCCTAAAGACATTTTTGAACAAGAATTTAGAACCAGCATGCGCGGTTATGATAGAAAAGAAGTTGATGAGTTTTTAGATGACGTTATCAAGGATTATGAAACCTATATCGCACAGATTCAGGAATTGCGTGAAGAAAATGAAAAGCTGAAACAGGCGGCGGCACGGGCTAAAACAGCAAACCCAGCACCGGCACAGGCAGCTGCAAAAGTGTCGGCGCCAGTTCCCGAACAGACACGGGTAGCGCAGTCAGCAACTAATTTTGATATTTTAAAGCGTATCAGCAGACTGGAAAAAGAAGTATTTGGCAAACAGATTGTTGAATAA
- a CDS encoding DUF1273 domain-containing protein produces the protein MHTILITGYKSFELGIFQDKDKRIEIIKTAIRKDLQAYLEEGTEWFIFTGNLGFEFWALEVALELQKDYEFRIASVFLFQNQGENWNAANQEKLVKFKGADFLKYCYEQYQGPWQFRQYNQFLLDNSDGAYIFYDSEQKTNLHYLVEETQKRREYPVHFLTFDRLNELLED, from the coding sequence ATGCATACGATTCTTATAACAGGCTATAAAAGCTTTGAATTAGGGATTTTCCAAGATAAGGATAAGCGTATCGAAATTATAAAAACAGCCATCAGAAAAGATTTGCAGGCCTATTTGGAGGAAGGTACTGAGTGGTTTATTTTTACAGGGAACCTTGGTTTTGAATTTTGGGCTTTAGAGGTGGCCTTAGAGTTGCAAAAAGACTACGAGTTCCGCATTGCCAGTGTCTTTCTTTTTCAAAATCAAGGTGAAAACTGGAATGCAGCCAACCAGGAAAAGCTTGTTAAATTTAAAGGAGCTGATTTCTTAAAATACTGCTATGAGCAGTATCAGGGTCCTTGGCAGTTCCGCCAGTACAATCAGTTTCTGCTCGACAATTCAGACGGGGCTTATATTTTTTATGACAGTGAGCAGAAAACCAACCTGCATTATTTGGTCGAAGAGACGCAAAAACGCAGAGAGTATCCCGTTCATTTTTTGACTTTCGACAGGCTGAACGAGCTGCTGGAAGACTGA
- the recU gene encoding Holliday junction resolvase RecU, translating to MVNYPHPHHLTRKKKAEQPAKKVNFANRGMSFEAAINATNNYYLAHSIAVIHKKPTPIQIVKVDYPMRSRAKIVEAYFRQPSTTDYSGVYRGHYIDFEAKETRLKTAMPMKNFHAHQIEHMAKVLEQQGICFVLLHFSSLKETYFLPAQALIDFYQIDRGTKSMPLDYIKKKGYWIEMNALPQVPYLDIIENYFLGGDYYQKDSVQKK from the coding sequence ATGGTTAATTATCCGCATCCCCATCATCTCACTAGGAAAAAAAAGGCAGAGCAACCCGCTAAAAAGGTTAATTTTGCTAACCGCGGTATGTCTTTTGAGGCAGCAATTAATGCAACTAACAATTATTATTTGGCTCATTCAATTGCTGTGATTCATAAAAAGCCTACACCCATCCAAATAGTAAAAGTGGACTACCCTATGCGGAGCCGTGCCAAGATTGTTGAAGCCTACTTCAGGCAGCCATCAACAACTGATTATTCCGGTGTTTATAGGGGGCATTACATTGATTTTGAAGCCAAAGAAACCAGATTAAAGACGGCAATGCCTATGAAAAATTTTCATGCGCACCAGATTGAACACATGGCTAAGGTCTTAGAGCAGCAGGGAATCTGCTTTGTTCTGCTTCACTTTTCGTCATTAAAAGAAACTTATTTCTTGCCGGCCCAGGCTCTGATTGATTTTTATCAGATTGATCGCGGCACAAAATCAATGCCTCTTGATTATATCAAAAAGAAGGGTTACTGGATAGAGATGAATGCTTTGCCTCAGGTTCCTTATTTAGACATTATTGAAAATTATTTTTTAGGCGGTGATTACTATCAAAAAGATTCAGTTCAGAAGAAATAG
- the pepC gene encoding aminopeptidase C: MSELKTAFTDKLFAQYEANPKLRAAENAITHNGLLKSLTTRQSEIENDYTFSIDLTKDKVADQKASGRCWMFAALNTFRHKLIEDFNLDHFEFSQAHTFFWDKYEKSNWFLEQILATADQELDSRKVKFLLDTPQQDGGQWDMVLALFEKYGLVPKSVYPESVSSSASREMNQYLNKLLRQDAQILRRLFDQGAEASVLQAKKEELLQEVFNFLAVNLGLPPRSFDFAYRDEEGQYHSEKKITPQYFYEKYIDLDLSQYVSVINAPTADKPYGRSYTVEMLGNVIGGRAVRYLNLDMKRFKELALAQLKAGETVWFGSDVGQLSDRKKGILATTAYDFSSALDLAFEQDKAGRLDYGESLMTHAMVLAGVDLDEEGRPLKWKVENSWGDKVGDKGYFVASDAWMDEYTYQIVVRKDFLTDQERAAYESDPIVLAPWDPMGALAE, encoded by the coding sequence ATGTCAGAATTAAAAACAGCATTTACAGATAAACTTTTTGCTCAGTATGAAGCTAATCCGAAACTCCGTGCTGCAGAGAATGCCATCACACATAATGGTCTGCTCAAGTCATTGACTACACGGCAAAGTGAAATTGAAAATGACTATACTTTTTCAATTGATTTAACCAAAGATAAGGTAGCTGATCAGAAAGCTTCGGGCCGCTGCTGGATGTTCGCGGCTCTCAATACTTTTCGTCATAAATTGATTGAAGATTTCAATTTGGATCATTTTGAGTTTTCACAGGCTCACACCTTTTTCTGGGATAAGTATGAAAAATCAAATTGGTTTCTTGAGCAGATTTTAGCCACAGCAGATCAGGAACTGGACAGCCGTAAAGTAAAATTCTTATTAGATACGCCGCAGCAAGATGGCGGCCAATGGGACATGGTCCTTGCTCTTTTTGAGAAATACGGTCTTGTGCCCAAGTCAGTCTATCCTGAGTCAGTGTCTTCCAGTGCCAGCAGAGAAATGAATCAGTACCTTAATAAATTGCTGCGTCAAGATGCTCAGATTTTGCGCAGATTATTTGATCAGGGGGCAGAAGCTTCAGTACTTCAGGCAAAGAAAGAAGAATTACTGCAAGAAGTTTTTAATTTTTTAGCTGTCAATTTGGGACTGCCGCCGAGAAGCTTTGATTTTGCCTATCGCGATGAAGAAGGGCAGTATCACTCAGAGAAAAAGATTACTCCGCAGTATTTCTACGAAAAATATATTGATTTAGACTTAAGCCAGTATGTCTCGGTCATTAATGCTCCAACAGCAGATAAGCCCTATGGACGGTCTTATACAGTTGAAATGCTGGGCAATGTCATTGGCGGCCGTGCTGTCCGCTACCTTAATCTGGATATGAAGCGGTTTAAGGAGTTAGCCCTTGCCCAATTAAAGGCTGGAGAGACGGTCTGGTTCGGTTCTGATGTCGGGCAGCTGTCTGATAGGAAAAAAGGGATTCTTGCCACAACAGCCTATGATTTTTCATCTGCCTTGGACCTTGCTTTTGAACAAGATAAGGCTGGCCGTCTGGATTATGGCGAGAGCCTGATGACACATGCTATGGTTTTAGCGGGTGTTGATTTAGATGAAGAAGGTCGCCCGCTTAAATGGAAGGTTGAAAATTCCTGGGGAGATAAGGTTGGCGATAAGGGCTATTTTGTAGCTTCTGATGCTTGGATGGATGAATACACTTACCAAATTGTTGTGCGTAAGGATTTTTTGACAGATCAGGAACGCGCAGCATATGAGTCCGACCCAATTGTGCTTGCTCCTTGGGATCCGATGGGGGCCCTGGCAGAGTGA
- the nadE gene encoding ammonia-dependent NAD(+) synthetase has translation MTLQETIIKKLGVQAVIDGSEEIRKSVDFLKAYMYKHPFLKTYVLGISGGQDSTLAGRLAQLAAEELRAETKDAAYQFIAVRLPYGIQQDESDAQAALRFIQPDRTLTVNIKGAVSQQVAALQEAGVQISDFNKGNIKARQRMITQYAIAGQYAGAVIGTDHAAENLTGFFTKFGDGGADILPLYRLNKRQGRQLLAELGADKALYDKVPTADLEENRPGLADELALGVTYNDIDDYLEGKSVAPAAQEVIENWWQKTMHKRHLPITIFDDFWK, from the coding sequence ATGACCTTACAGGAAACAATTATCAAAAAACTTGGTGTGCAGGCGGTCATTGACGGTTCAGAGGAAATCCGCAAGTCTGTTGATTTTTTAAAGGCTTATATGTATAAGCACCCCTTCTTAAAAACCTATGTTTTAGGAATTTCCGGAGGGCAGGATTCCACTTTAGCCGGGCGTTTGGCTCAGCTTGCCGCTGAGGAGTTGCGCGCTGAAACTAAAGATGCGGCCTACCAGTTTATTGCAGTTCGGCTGCCTTATGGTATTCAGCAAGATGAAAGTGATGCTCAGGCAGCCTTGCGCTTTATTCAGCCGGACCGAACGTTAACGGTTAATATAAAAGGAGCTGTCAGTCAGCAAGTTGCCGCTTTACAGGAGGCTGGTGTTCAGATATCGGATTTTAACAAAGGCAATATTAAAGCCAGACAGCGAATGATTACGCAGTATGCCATTGCGGGTCAGTATGCCGGCGCAGTGATTGGCACGGATCATGCAGCAGAAAATCTTACGGGTTTCTTTACCAAATTCGGGGATGGCGGTGCAGATATCCTGCCTCTTTACCGTTTGAATAAGCGCCAAGGTCGGCAGCTTCTGGCAGAACTGGGCGCCGATAAGGCACTCTATGACAAAGTTCCGACAGCAGATCTTGAAGAAAACAGGCCCGGTCTGGCTGATGAGCTTGCCCTGGGCGTAACTTACAATGATATTGACGATTATTTGGAAGGGAAGTCTGTCGCACCGGCAGCGCAGGAAGTGATTGAAAATTGGTGGCAGAAAACAATGCATAAACGTCATCTGCCTATCACTATTTTTGATGATTTTTGGAAATAA
- a CDS encoding nicotinate phosphoribosyltransferase gives MYTDDSLTLHTDLYQINMMQVYFEQGIHNKKAVFEAYFRKEPFANGYAVFAGLERLIHYLENLSFTASDIAYLEGLGYPQDFLAYLKNLKLDLSIRSALEGDLVFANEPIVQVEGPLAQCQLVETALLNIINFQTLVATKAARIRSVIEDEPLLEFGTRRAQELDAAIWGTRAAVIGGADATSNVRAGKLFDIPVSGTHAHALVQAYGNDYEAFKAYAKTHKDCVFLVDTYDTLKIGVPAAIRVAQEMGDEIHFKGVRLDSGDLAYLSKQVRKQLDAAGFTEAKIYASNDLDENTILNLKMQKAKIDVWGVGTKLITAYDQPALGAVYKIVSIEDEHGVMQDTIKLSNNAEKVSTPGKKQVWRITSNEKGKSEGDYITFADTDVNSLDEITMFHPTYTYINKTIKNFKAVPLLVDIYKQGQLVYDLPSLAEIKEYAKQELDGLWNEYKRVLNPQDYPVDLAQDVWDNKMNLIDSVRKTTYNLPE, from the coding sequence ATGTACACGGATGATAGTTTAACCTTGCATACAGATCTTTATCAGATTAATATGATGCAGGTTTATTTTGAGCAGGGAATTCACAATAAAAAAGCAGTTTTTGAGGCTTACTTCCGAAAAGAGCCTTTTGCTAACGGCTATGCCGTTTTTGCAGGCTTGGAGCGTCTGATACATTATCTGGAAAATTTGTCTTTTACGGCTTCTGATATTGCCTATTTGGAGGGGCTGGGCTATCCTCAGGATTTTTTAGCATACTTGAAGAATTTAAAATTGGATCTATCTATTCGCTCAGCTTTAGAAGGGGATTTGGTTTTTGCCAATGAACCGATTGTGCAGGTTGAAGGTCCTTTAGCACAATGCCAGTTAGTAGAAACAGCGCTTTTAAATATTATCAATTTCCAGACATTAGTTGCCACAAAAGCAGCCCGTATTCGTTCGGTTATTGAGGATGAACCGCTCTTAGAATTCGGTACCCGGCGTGCTCAGGAGCTGGATGCGGCCATTTGGGGGACTCGAGCTGCAGTGATTGGCGGCGCGGATGCAACCAGCAATGTACGAGCCGGAAAATTATTTGATATTCCTGTGTCAGGTACGCATGCCCATGCGCTTGTACAGGCTTACGGCAATGATTATGAAGCTTTTAAAGCTTATGCTAAGACCCATAAGGATTGTGTCTTTTTGGTTGATACTTATGATACTTTGAAGATTGGTGTGCCTGCAGCTATACGTGTTGCTCAGGAAATGGGAGATGAAATTCACTTTAAGGGAGTTCGTCTGGATTCCGGTGACCTGGCTTACCTCTCAAAGCAAGTTCGTAAACAGCTGGATGCAGCCGGTTTTACCGAAGCAAAAATCTATGCTTCCAATGACCTTGATGAAAACACCATCCTTAACCTCAAAATGCAGAAGGCTAAGATTGATGTTTGGGGGGTCGGTACTAAACTCATTACGGCTTATGATCAGCCGGCTCTTGGTGCTGTTTATAAGATTGTTTCAATTGAAGATGAGCATGGTGTAATGCAGGACACTATTAAACTGTCCAATAATGCTGAAAAAGTATCAACTCCCGGGAAAAAGCAGGTCTGGCGTATCACTAGTAATGAAAAAGGAAAATCTGAAGGGGACTATATTACTTTTGCGGATACAGATGTTAACAGTTTAGATGAGATTACTATGTTTCACCCTACCTACACCTATATTAATAAAACGATAAAGAATTTTAAAGCTGTCCCGCTCTTGGTCGATATTTATAAACAAGGACAGCTGGTTTATGATTTACCTAGTCTTGCAGAGATAAAAGAATATGCTAAACAGGAACTGGATGGTTTGTGGAATGAGTACAAACGTGTACTGAATCCGCAGGACTATCCCGTGGATCTGGCTCAGGATGTTTGGGATAATAAAATGAATCTGATTGACAGTGTACGCAAAACGACTTATAATTTGCCAGAATAA
- the trxB gene encoding thioredoxin-disulfide reductase: MYDTLIIGSGPAGMTAALYAARSNLKVAVLEQGAPGGQMNNTSDIENYPGFDVISGPELSMKMFEPLEKLGVENLYGIVTAIEDRGDYKIVKTSDESYQAKTVIIATGAKHRQIGVAGEEDYSSRGVSYCAVCDGAFFRGQNLLVVGGGDSAVEEGLFLTRFADSVTIIHRRDELRAQKVLQERAFANDKVSFIWDSVVTEIKGDSNKVTSVDVKNVKNGQISNHEFGGVFVYVGLDPVSDYVKNLGITDEAGWIITDEQMQTACPGIFAVGDVRQKDLRQITTAVGDGATAGIQAYQYIAAHS; this comes from the coding sequence ATGTACGATACGTTAATTATCGGTTCTGGGCCTGCTGGCATGACAGCTGCCCTTTATGCTGCCCGAAGTAATTTAAAAGTTGCTGTTCTTGAGCAAGGAGCTCCTGGCGGGCAGATGAACAATACATCCGATATTGAAAATTATCCTGGTTTTGATGTGATTTCGGGACCAGAGTTATCCATGAAAATGTTTGAACCGCTGGAAAAATTAGGGGTTGAAAATCTTTATGGAATTGTTACTGCGATTGAAGATCGAGGAGATTATAAAATCGTTAAGACGTCTGATGAGAGCTATCAGGCCAAAACAGTTATTATTGCAACAGGTGCTAAACATCGCCAGATTGGTGTTGCCGGTGAAGAAGATTACAGCAGCCGGGGTGTTTCTTACTGTGCGGTTTGTGATGGGGCTTTTTTCCGCGGTCAGAACCTTTTAGTTGTTGGTGGCGGTGATTCTGCGGTCGAAGAAGGACTGTTCCTGACCCGTTTTGCAGACAGCGTTACAATTATCCATCGCCGTGATGAACTGCGTGCCCAGAAGGTTTTGCAGGAACGTGCTTTTGCAAATGACAAAGTCAGCTTTATCTGGGATTCTGTTGTCACAGAAATTAAAGGCGACAGTAATAAGGTTACCTCAGTTGATGTCAAGAATGTTAAAAACGGTCAGATAAGCAATCATGAGTTTGGCGGTGTTTTTGTCTATGTAGGGCTTGACCCAGTATCAGATTATGTGAAAAATCTTGGAATTACAGACGAAGCAGGCTGGATTATTACTGATGAACAAATGCAGACAGCCTGTCCGGGAATTTTTGCTGTTGGTGATGTCCGGCAGAAAGATTTACGGCAAATTACAACTGCTGTTGGTGACGGCGCTACCGCCGGGATTCAGGCTTATCAGTATATTGCTGCCCATTCTTAA
- a CDS encoding DUF4059 family protein — translation MLLEIFSLYLQGLLMAVVLVLLGSCCWISWRAWRKLDRTAKERQAFLYEVLMISVMTAPILSFAFMAVLLIIKS, via the coding sequence ATGTTATTAGAAATTTTCAGCCTTTATTTACAGGGGCTGCTTATGGCAGTAGTCTTGGTTTTGCTGGGCAGCTGCTGCTGGATAAGCTGGCGTGCTTGGCGTAAGCTGGATCGAACAGCTAAAGAAAGGCAGGCTTTCTTGTATGAAGTACTGATGATATCTGTAATGACAGCACCGATTTTGTCTTTTGCCTTTATGGCGGTACTTTTAATTATAAAATCATAA
- a CDS encoding metalloprotease family protein, with the protein MPPDQSFGVIGIERLSLFAICSRPISRNKFIFSAVLPSLLLGVCPLVILCLMPVSMVKINTLLWTAGSVGLTTFCQDYVVALYAIFHIPHHAMVQSSRDGLNYFEMK; encoded by the coding sequence ATACCCCCCGATCAGTCTTTTGGAGTAATTGGGATTGAACGCCTATCCCTATTTGCAATCTGCAGTAGACCAATCAGCAGGAACAAGTTTATTTTTTCTGCAGTCTTACCGTCATTATTATTAGGAGTGTGTCCTCTCGTTATTCTTTGTCTTATGCCTGTAAGCATGGTTAAAATAAACACCTTGCTCTGGACAGCTGGAAGTGTTGGTTTAACGACATTCTGTCAAGATTATGTTGTAGCACTGTATGCGATATTTCATATCCCTCACCATGCCATGGTACAATCTTCAAGAGATGGCCTTAACTATTTTGAAATGAAGTAA
- a CDS encoding amino acid ABC transporter ATP-binding protein, with the protein MIKITNLTKTFSGQKVLDGLSLDIQRGEVIALVGASGAGKSTFLRSMNYLEQPDSGSIAIDDFKVDFTTISKEDILTLRRKLAMVFQQFNLFERRNALDNVKEGLKIVKKMSDEEATKLAKEELAKVGLSDREQHYPRHLSGGQKQRVALARALAMKPDVLLLDEPTSALDPELVGEVEKSIADAAKSGQTMVLVSHDMNFVYQVADKVLFLEQGRILEQGTPDELFNHPKEERTKEFFASYTKTYI; encoded by the coding sequence ATGATAAAAATCACTAACCTGACAAAAACATTTTCAGGACAAAAGGTTTTGGACGGTCTCAGCCTTGATATTCAAAGAGGTGAAGTGATTGCTCTTGTTGGCGCTTCAGGAGCAGGCAAATCAACCTTTCTGCGCAGTATGAATTATCTGGAACAGCCCGATTCGGGCAGTATTGCCATTGATGATTTTAAAGTTGATTTTACCACTATCAGTAAGGAAGATATTTTGACTTTGCGGCGAAAACTGGCTATGGTTTTTCAGCAGTTTAATTTGTTTGAACGCCGGAATGCTTTGGATAATGTCAAAGAAGGACTGAAAATTGTTAAAAAAATGTCTGATGAGGAGGCGACAAAGCTGGCTAAAGAAGAGCTGGCTAAGGTTGGGCTGTCCGACCGTGAGCAGCATTATCCCAGACATTTATCAGGAGGCCAGAAGCAGCGTGTAGCACTTGCCAGAGCTCTTGCGATGAAGCCGGATGTTCTATTGCTGGATGAGCCGACTTCGGCGCTTGATCCGGAATTGGTCGGTGAGGTTGAAAAATCGATTGCTGATGCTGCCAAGTCCGGTCAGACTATGGTTCTGGTCAGTCATGATATGAATTTTGTCTATCAGGTAGCCGACAAAGTTTTGTTCCTTGAACAAGGCCGCATTCTTGAACAGGGGACACCAGATGAGCTCTTTAATCACCCTAAAGAAGAGCGAACCAAAGAATTTTTTGCCAGCTATACAAAAACATATATTTAA
- a CDS encoding amino acid ABC transporter permease, giving the protein MISMILASGWAWYDNFVEHIPQGRLFSWRAVFDAIPTILERLPITLGLTVAGAVFGLILALIFAIVKLNRIRILYPIQALFVSFLRGTPILVQLMLSYYGIPLFLKFLNQKYGFNWNINDIPASVFAVTAFAFNEAAYTSETIRAAIQSVNTGEIEAARSLGMTAAQVYRRVIIPNAAVVATPTLINTLIGLTKGTSLAFNAGIVEMFAQAQILGGSDYRYFERYISVALIYWLISIIIEQAGRLLEKRMEIHSPDNITNEVAGGVR; this is encoded by the coding sequence ATGATTTCGATGATTTTAGCGTCCGGATGGGCTTGGTATGACAACTTTGTTGAGCATATCCCCCAAGGACGGCTTTTTAGCTGGCGGGCAGTTTTTGATGCGATTCCTACTATTTTGGAACGTTTGCCGATCACACTTGGTTTGACTGTTGCAGGTGCTGTTTTCGGGCTGATTTTAGCCTTGATTTTTGCGATTGTAAAGCTGAACCGTATCAGAATTCTTTATCCTATACAGGCGCTCTTTGTTAGTTTTTTAAGGGGGACGCCGATCTTGGTGCAGCTCATGCTGAGCTACTATGGGATTCCGCTTTTTCTGAAGTTTTTAAATCAAAAATATGGTTTTAACTGGAACATCAATGATATACCAGCCTCTGTTTTCGCTGTTACAGCCTTTGCATTCAATGAAGCTGCTTATACCAGTGAGACGATTCGGGCGGCCATTCAGTCTGTCAATACAGGTGAGATTGAAGCAGCCCGCAGTTTGGGGATGACTGCAGCTCAGGTTTACCGCCGTGTCATCATTCCCAATGCGGCAGTAGTGGCTACGCCTACCTTGATTAATACCTTAATTGGTCTGACCAAAGGGACTTCGCTGGCTTTTAATGCCGGGATTGTTGAAATGTTTGCGCAAGCACAGATTCTGGGCGGTTCGGATTATCGTTATTTTGAGCGGTATATCTCGGTTGCCTTGATTTACTGGCTGATTAGCATTATCATTGAGCAGGCCGGCCGCCTGCTGGAAAAACGGATGGAGATTCATTCGCCGGACAATATTACTAACGAGGTAGCAGGAGGTGTGCGCTGA
- a CDS encoding ISL3 family transposase: MEHLKHTTELIGMKDPNIIIGSAVKYDSHIVINAKLDYPPKQCPLCNHHMIKYDFQKPSTIPILDIQGMPTLLKLKKRRFQCKSCRKVRVAQTSLLKKNHQISHPVWQKITQLHTEKRTNTDIAKALHISVSAVQRQLEQLTFKEDFSRLPEILSWDEFSCHKGRLAFIAQDFQTKKIMAILDNNRQTTIKNHFLKYSRKGREQVKVVTADMSGSYIPLIKRLFPNAKIVLDRFHIVQHLGRAMLATRIAIMKTFDKGSLPYRALKNHWRLFQKESRKLSDKPFYSRTFRQTLTPREIIEKTLNLSDELRYYYDLYQLLLFHFQQKNSKYFFELIEEHMGTVNSVLQTTFETFKKYKKEITNALEFPYSNAKLEATNKIIKDIKRNAFGFRNFKNFKTKILIALNIQKERTSLILSRA, encoded by the coding sequence ATGGAACATCTTAAGCATACCACAGAATTAATCGGAATGAAAGACCCAAATATCATCATAGGGAGTGCTGTTAAATACGATAGTCATATTGTCATCAACGCTAAGCTGGATTATCCACCAAAACAGTGTCCTCTCTGTAATCACCACATGATTAAATATGATTTCCAAAAGCCATCTACCATTCCAATCTTAGATATCCAAGGCATGCCAACCCTCCTTAAACTCAAAAAAAGACGCTTCCAATGCAAGTCCTGCCGTAAAGTCAGGGTCGCTCAAACAAGTTTGCTTAAGAAGAATCACCAAATCTCGCATCCTGTCTGGCAGAAAATCACCCAGCTTCATACCGAAAAACGGACCAATACAGACATCGCTAAAGCCCTTCATATCTCCGTTTCTGCCGTCCAACGACAGTTAGAACAATTGACCTTCAAAGAGGACTTTTCAAGACTTCCTGAGATCTTATCTTGGGATGAATTTTCATGTCACAAGGGAAGACTCGCTTTTATCGCTCAAGATTTTCAAACCAAAAAGATTATGGCCATTTTAGACAACAACCGGCAAACAACTATCAAGAACCACTTTTTGAAGTACTCTCGAAAGGGTCGTGAGCAGGTTAAGGTCGTGACCGCAGACATGTCTGGAAGCTATATCCCCCTAATCAAAAGATTATTTCCAAACGCCAAGATTGTGTTGGACCGTTTCCACATTGTGCAGCACCTAGGACGTGCTATGTTGGCTACCAGAATTGCCATCATGAAAACCTTTGATAAAGGCTCATTACCTTATCGTGCCTTAAAAAATCACTGGCGACTCTTCCAAAAAGAGAGTCGGAAGCTCTCTGACAAACCCTTCTATTCACGAACTTTCAGACAGACTTTAACACCTCGTGAAATCATTGAGAAAACACTAAATCTCTCAGACGAACTTCGCTATTACTATGATCTTTATCAGCTGCTCTTATTCCATTTTCAGCAGAAGAATTCCAAGTACTTTTTCGAACTGATCGAAGAACACATGGGCACGGTCAACTCAGTGCTTCAAACGACCTTTGAGACCTTCAAGAAATACAAAAAAGAGATTACCAACGCCCTTGAATTCCCCTACTCCAACGCCAAACTCGAAGCTACCAATAAGATTATCAAAGACATTAAGCGAAATGCCTTTGGTTTTAGGAACTTCAAAAACTTTAAAACTAAAATTCTAATCGCTTTGAACATTCAAAAAGAGAGAACCTCTCTGATTCTCTCTCGGGCTTAG